Proteins co-encoded in one Halococcoides cellulosivorans genomic window:
- a CDS encoding creatininase family protein has translation MDIAASTWTDLDAADVEVVFLPVGSTEQHGPHAPTGTDSIAAERIAREAAADREDAIVAPTIPVGVSAEHRQFTGTLWVSPETFRRYVRETIESCLAHDWRRIVVVNGHGGNSDALREVCAEISRAERAYAVAYTYFDAIDAADLGHAGPVETSIVADERPESVHPDRYDDAAAGAGDSFGEYHVGTNLAYDFAEFTDNGTIGDPRGATAERGDEVVESAVDALDSLVDRVLDRSLDAPAHR, from the coding sequence ATGGACATCGCCGCCTCGACCTGGACGGACCTCGACGCCGCTGACGTCGAGGTCGTCTTCCTCCCGGTGGGGAGTACCGAACAGCACGGCCCGCACGCCCCGACGGGGACGGATTCGATCGCCGCCGAACGGATCGCTCGCGAGGCCGCCGCCGACCGCGAGGACGCCATCGTCGCGCCGACGATTCCCGTGGGTGTCTCTGCAGAGCACCGCCAGTTCACGGGGACGCTCTGGGTCAGCCCCGAGACCTTCCGACGATACGTCCGGGAGACGATCGAGAGCTGTCTCGCCCACGACTGGCGACGGATCGTCGTCGTCAACGGCCACGGCGGCAACAGCGACGCGCTCCGGGAGGTCTGTGCCGAGATTTCCCGGGCCGAACGCGCGTACGCCGTCGCGTACACCTACTTCGACGCGATCGACGCCGCGGATTTGGGCCACGCCGGCCCGGTCGAGACCTCGATCGTCGCCGACGAACGGCCCGAGTCCGTCCACCCCGATCGATACGACGACGCCGCGGCGGGCGCTGGCGACTCGTTCGGTGAGTATCACGTCGGGACGAATCTCGCCTACGACTTCGCCGAGTTCACGGACAACGGGACGATCGGCGACCCGCGCGGGGCGACCGCCGAACGGGGAGATGAGGTCGTCGAGAGCGCCGTCGACGCGCTGGACTCGCTGGTCGATCGGGTGCTGGATCGATCGCTCGACGCGCCCGCCCATCGGTGA
- a CDS encoding MinD/ParA family ATP-binding protein: MSETTVYAVTGAKGGIGKTTTSISVASVLAAAGRSVLLVDADLAMANVADFLDTAFEDGTHASIHDVLAGAVGPADAIFEGPLGVEMLPCGSSLEDFAAVDARDLPALIAALRGRGYDDIVVDTGAGLSDATLLPVAAADEAVVVTRPRVGSVDNAVATIDLAGRVRTPVAGVVVTDATRAAPDGDQVADALGVDLLGTVPRDGAVPAAQEAGRPVLQTDPAGPAAQAYRVIARRMVEIETPGPQAAEGPTAAPETSVPEATAPETDDRPAADDRSVLGRVAAATVGRISGN; encoded by the coding sequence ATGTCCGAAACGACAGTCTATGCGGTCACCGGGGCGAAAGGTGGCATCGGGAAGACGACCACCAGCATCTCGGTCGCGTCGGTGCTGGCCGCGGCGGGCCGGTCGGTGTTGCTGGTCGATGCGGACCTCGCGATGGCGAACGTCGCGGACTTTCTGGACACGGCCTTCGAGGACGGTACGCACGCCTCGATCCACGACGTGCTCGCGGGCGCGGTCGGCCCCGCCGACGCCATCTTCGAGGGCCCGCTCGGTGTCGAGATGTTGCCCTGCGGGTCGAGTCTCGAAGACTTCGCCGCGGTCGACGCACGCGATCTACCGGCGCTGATCGCTGCCCTCCGCGGGCGAGGGTACGACGACATCGTCGTGGACACCGGCGCGGGCCTGAGCGACGCGACGCTGCTCCCCGTCGCGGCCGCCGACGAGGCGGTCGTCGTCACGCGCCCGCGGGTCGGGTCGGTCGACAACGCCGTCGCGACGATCGATCTGGCGGGCCGTGTTCGGACACCCGTCGCGGGAGTGGTCGTCACGGACGCGACGCGGGCCGCACCCGACGGCGATCAGGTCGCCGACGCGCTCGGTGTCGATCTGCTCGGGACGGTCCCACGGGACGGCGCGGTCCCGGCGGCCCAGGAGGCGGGCCGTCCGGTGCTCCAGACCGATCCCGCAGGCCCCGCTGCCCAGGCGTATCGGGTGATCGCGCGTCGGATGGTCGAGATCGAGACGCCCGGTCCCCAGGCCGCCGAGGGGCCGACTGCCGCGCCCGAGACCTCCGTGCCTGAGGCCACCGCGCCCGAGACCGACGACCGACCGGCGGCCGACGACCGATCGGTGCTCGGTCGGGTCGCCGCCGCGACCGTCGGCCGCATCTCCGGCAATTAG
- a CDS encoding 23S rRNA (uridine(2552)-2'-O)-methyltransferase: MSGKDDYYNRAKQQGYRARSAYKLQQLDETADLLGLGRTVVDLGAAPGGWLQVAAERVGEDGRVVGVDRQSIDDLDDPEAPVETIRGDLTDAATIDRVVDAVGEANVVVSDMAPDMSGEYDLDHARSVHLVRQAFAVASEILAPGGDFVAKVFDGRDLEELISDIEGDFEYVREVRPDASRDSSSELYLVAKGHLTAPVREGDELTVTIDDVGSDGDGVAKVEDFTLFVPGTAVGDTVDVEVTDLKARFGFAEPVE, translated from the coding sequence ATGAGCGGGAAAGACGACTACTACAACCGCGCGAAACAGCAGGGATATCGCGCGCGCTCCGCCTACAAACTCCAGCAACTCGACGAGACCGCCGACCTGCTCGGCCTGGGCCGGACGGTCGTCGACCTCGGCGCGGCGCCCGGCGGGTGGCTCCAGGTCGCCGCCGAGCGCGTCGGTGAGGACGGCCGCGTCGTCGGCGTCGACCGCCAGTCGATCGACGACCTCGACGATCCCGAGGCCCCGGTCGAGACGATCCGTGGCGATCTGACCGACGCAGCGACGATCGATCGCGTCGTCGACGCCGTGGGCGAGGCGAACGTCGTGGTCTCCGATATGGCTCCCGACATGAGCGGCGAGTACGACCTCGATCACGCCCGGTCGGTCCACCTCGTCCGCCAGGCGTTCGCGGTCGCGAGCGAGATTCTCGCGCCGGGCGGGGATTTCGTCGCGAAGGTCTTCGACGGGCGAGATCTGGAGGAGCTAATCAGCGACATCGAAGGCGACTTCGAGTACGTTCGTGAGGTCCGCCCCGACGCGTCCCGCGATAGTTCCTCGGAGCTGTATCTCGTCGCCAAAGGCCATCTGACCGCGCCCGTCCGCGAGGGCGACGAACTGACGGTCACCATCGACGACGTTGGGAGCGACGGCGACGGCGTGGCGAAAGTCGAGGACTTTACCCTGTTCGTTCCGGGCACCGCAGTCGGAGACACCGTCGACGTCGAGGTAACCGATCTCAAAGCGCGCTTCGGGTTCGCAGAGCCGGTCGAGTGA
- a CDS encoding 2-amino-3,7-dideoxy-D-threo-hept-6-ulosonate synthase — MTAGTRARLTRIGNDDRYIVVPVDHGLTMGPVDGLRDVESTVDAITDGGATAVLSHRGIADRVHANLGDAGYIVHTNGATTIGPDEDDKRRTASVDDAVRAGADAVSFHINVGSQYESQQLTDLAEITSEAERLGMPVLAMAYARGEGIDGSDPDALAHAVRIAEEVGCDVIKTAYSGDAESFETVVAATTKPVLIAGGAKGTDEKTIEMVRGAMDAGAAGVSMGRSIFQHADPEAITQAVAAVVFDDHGVEAALDAADL, encoded by the coding sequence ATGACAGCCGGGACGCGCGCACGCCTGACACGCATCGGGAACGACGATCGGTACATTGTCGTTCCCGTCGATCACGGGCTCACGATGGGGCCGGTCGACGGGCTCCGAGACGTGGAATCGACGGTCGACGCGATCACCGACGGTGGGGCGACAGCAGTCCTCTCACACCGGGGCATCGCGGATCGCGTCCACGCGAATCTGGGGGATGCGGGCTACATCGTCCACACCAACGGCGCGACGACGATCGGCCCGGACGAAGACGACAAGCGCCGGACGGCGAGCGTCGACGACGCCGTCCGGGCCGGGGCCGACGCCGTCTCTTTTCACATCAACGTCGGCAGTCAGTACGAATCCCAACAGTTGACGGATCTCGCGGAGATCACCAGCGAGGCCGAGCGCCTGGGCATGCCCGTGCTCGCGATGGCGTACGCCCGCGGCGAGGGCATCGACGGCTCGGATCCCGACGCCCTCGCGCACGCGGTCCGGATCGCCGAGGAGGTGGGGTGTGACGTCATCAAGACGGCGTATTCGGGGGACGCCGAGAGTTTCGAGACGGTCGTCGCGGCGACGACCAAGCCAGTCCTGATCGCGGGCGGAGCGAAAGGGACCGACGAGAAGACCATCGAGATGGTGCGTGGCGCGATGGACGCCGGCGCGGCGGGCGTCTCGATGGGGCGGTCGATCTTTCAGCACGCGGATCCCGAAGCGATCACGCAAGCCGTCGCCGCAGTCGTCTTCGACGATCACGGCGTCGAGGCCGCCCTCGACGCCGCGGACCTCTAA
- the azf gene encoding NAD-dependent glucose-6-phosphate dehydrogenase Azf — translation MDEPVLLTGAGGRVAEAILEGLADDYEWKLLLHSPPTEEPDHEFIVGDVTDESTVREAVAGVEAIIHLAGDPRPEASWESVLTNNIDGTQKMYEAAVAAGVDRFVYASSNHAVGAFETPDRTPEMYRPDDDFLLDGTEFPRPGNHYGISKATGEVIGRYYHDEYDLSVCNVRIGNLTRGHPPIDYERGQAMWLSYPDCAHLHQRTLEADYEFEIVYGISDNDRKYYSIERAREALDYEPQDNSAEWDGEQKVA, via the coding sequence ATGGACGAGCCGGTCTTGCTCACGGGTGCCGGTGGCCGGGTCGCCGAGGCCATCCTCGAAGGGCTGGCCGACGACTACGAGTGGAAACTCCTCCTTCACAGCCCGCCGACCGAGGAGCCCGATCACGAGTTCATCGTCGGTGACGTCACCGACGAGTCGACCGTTCGGGAGGCCGTCGCGGGCGTCGAGGCGATCATCCACCTCGCGGGCGATCCCCGGCCCGAGGCGTCCTGGGAGAGTGTGCTGACCAACAACATCGACGGCACCCAGAAGATGTACGAAGCGGCGGTCGCCGCCGGCGTCGATCGGTTCGTCTACGCCTCCTCGAACCACGCCGTCGGCGCGTTCGAGACGCCCGATCGCACCCCCGAGATGTACCGTCCCGACGACGACTTCCTGCTCGACGGCACGGAGTTCCCCCGCCCGGGCAACCACTACGGGATCTCGAAGGCCACTGGCGAGGTCATCGGCCGATACTACCACGACGAGTACGATCTGTCGGTCTGTAACGTCCGGATCGGCAACCTCACGCGTGGCCACCCGCCGATCGACTACGAGCGCGGGCAGGCGATGTGGCTCTCCTATCCCGACTGTGCGCACCTCCACCAGCGCACGCTCGAAGCCGACTACGAGTTCGAAATCGTTTACGGCATCAGCGACAACGATCGCAAGTACTACTCGATCGAGCGGGCCCGCGAGGCGCTGGACTACGAGCCACAGGACAACAGCGCGGAGTGGGACGGCGAACAGAAGGTCGCGTAA
- a CDS encoding outer membrane protein assembly factor BamB family protein — MVLSRRDYLATLAAGAVGAVGGCSRSETGETVTPVDVNITTEPPTETTRSTTRETTPELTGGQSWPAPRFGPGNTAANPGALGPYGDFETECTFTATDWPTPVEDTVVGISTVAVDDGTGYVARVGPHLGHETVAFDIDDGTVLWRSQMDLDPDERILAHPSAFSTTVHLTTTDDRIYSTIPGDFLEGPAIVAFDRSGARLWTHDQRWSTALQRYRDGIVVGQSDGALTAIARDGTVRWRTQGVDAIDRGIAPHGPPAVTDNHVVTTAGDSIVAVDHDGDRQWVRQFDLQDGSGPQTFHRNVVAGSGLYALPATLGSLMCLDPATGETRWVATPKQGSIDEVAVGGDERVTAAGRVGFDQLPAVGDGQIYVTGREEGSGRAEYPRFYALDAESGDLEWFCDLLSVPTTRPVLADGRIYVGLERGEFVAVGIANRSITAVHAGRTRLFGDWMAVVGRRLIVASDETVRIGGPP; from the coding sequence ATGGTTCTGTCTCGACGCGACTATCTCGCCACGCTGGCGGCGGGCGCTGTGGGGGCAGTGGGCGGCTGCAGTCGTTCGGAGACAGGCGAGACCGTGACGCCGGTCGACGTGAACATTACGACAGAGCCACCGACCGAGACGACGCGGTCCACGACTCGCGAGACGACTCCTGAACTGACGGGGGGCCAGTCGTGGCCAGCCCCGCGGTTCGGGCCCGGAAATACTGCCGCCAATCCAGGCGCTCTGGGGCCATACGGGGATTTCGAGACCGAGTGTACATTCACAGCGACGGACTGGCCGACGCCAGTCGAAGATACCGTCGTCGGCATCTCCACCGTCGCCGTCGACGACGGGACAGGCTACGTCGCGAGAGTCGGGCCACATCTCGGGCACGAAACTGTCGCCTTCGATATCGACGACGGGACGGTTCTCTGGCGATCGCAGATGGACCTCGATCCGGACGAACGAATCCTGGCCCACCCGTCGGCGTTCTCGACGACGGTCCACCTGACGACCACCGACGATCGGATCTACTCGACGATCCCTGGCGATTTCCTGGAGGGCCCCGCGATCGTCGCGTTCGACCGCTCTGGTGCGCGACTGTGGACGCACGATCAGCGGTGGTCGACGGCTCTCCAGCGATACCGGGACGGCATCGTCGTCGGACAGTCAGACGGTGCGCTGACGGCCATCGCCCGTGACGGGACCGTTCGCTGGCGAACTCAGGGTGTCGACGCCATCGATCGGGGAATCGCCCCGCACGGGCCACCGGCCGTCACTGACAACCACGTCGTGACCACGGCGGGCGACTCGATCGTCGCGGTCGATCACGACGGTGACCGACAGTGGGTGCGGCAGTTCGACCTGCAGGACGGGTCCGGCCCGCAGACGTTCCATCGCAACGTCGTGGCTGGATCGGGGCTGTACGCCCTGCCCGCGACCCTGGGGTCGCTGATGTGTCTCGATCCCGCGACGGGGGAGACGCGATGGGTGGCCACGCCAAAACAGGGGTCGATCGACGAGGTGGCCGTCGGCGGCGACGAACGCGTCACTGCAGCGGGCCGCGTTGGATTCGATCAGCTACCCGCGGTGGGCGACGGCCAGATCTACGTGACTGGTCGGGAGGAGGGGTCCGGCAGAGCCGAATATCCACGCTTCTACGCCCTCGACGCCGAGAGTGGGGATCTGGAATGGTTCTGTGACCTCCTGAGCGTTCCCACGACGCGTCCAGTGCTCGCGGATGGGCGGATCTACGTCGGCCTCGAACGCGGCGAATTCGTCGCGGTCGGTATCGCAAACCGATCGATTACGGCGGTGCACGCCGGGCGGACGCGTCTGTTCGGAGACTGGATGGCGGTCGTCGGGCGCCGCCTGATCGTCGCCTCGGACGAGACTGTCCGCATCGGCGGTCCGCCGTAA
- a CDS encoding DUF7544 domain-containing protein, producing the protein MSYAAIDGLSAAIDLASDRLRPVERSEWTGLIALLVLVGQGGGLILTAGALAPIAVGELLGLQPAGAYVAIAVAIGGAIGLILASSIAEFAFIEALRSDRVAIRADARRYLRHGLWLFGFRVVLGTIVSVVVMAPYLLVLSGMAAGVEASGALFVLVWPLVMAVSIPAALVQGFTREFVVPIMIVEDCGPITGWRRLIGSIRASLEEYGIYAVVMLALTQLANMVRSTVLWLTAGVLAVPLIGGWIVLGHASAVLVALGVGYAGLALIALAVIVATVEVPIETALRYYPMSVLGGVSPDLDPLANR; encoded by the coding sequence ATGAGCTATGCAGCGATCGACGGCCTCTCGGCGGCGATCGACCTGGCGAGCGACCGGCTTCGACCGGTCGAGCGCAGCGAGTGGACGGGCCTGATCGCACTGCTGGTCCTCGTCGGCCAGGGCGGCGGGCTGATCCTCACCGCGGGGGCACTCGCGCCGATCGCCGTCGGCGAACTCCTGGGACTGCAGCCAGCGGGCGCGTACGTCGCCATCGCCGTCGCGATCGGCGGCGCGATCGGGCTGATCCTGGCGTCGTCGATCGCCGAGTTCGCGTTCATCGAAGCGCTCCGGAGCGATCGGGTCGCGATCCGGGCGGACGCAAGGCGCTATCTCCGCCACGGCCTCTGGCTGTTCGGGTTCCGGGTCGTCCTCGGAACGATCGTCTCCGTCGTCGTGATGGCCCCGTACCTGCTCGTACTCTCCGGAATGGCGGCCGGCGTCGAGGCGAGCGGCGCGCTGTTCGTGCTCGTCTGGCCGCTCGTGATGGCCGTGTCGATCCCGGCCGCGCTCGTCCAGGGGTTCACCCGGGAGTTCGTCGTCCCGATCATGATCGTCGAGGACTGCGGCCCGATCACCGGGTGGCGACGACTTATCGGCTCGATTCGAGCGTCGCTCGAGGAGTACGGCATCTACGCGGTCGTCATGCTCGCGCTCACACAGCTCGCGAACATGGTCCGCTCGACGGTGCTCTGGCTGACGGCGGGCGTGCTCGCCGTCCCGCTGATCGGTGGCTGGATCGTTCTCGGCCACGCGTCGGCGGTACTTGTCGCGCTGGGCGTCGGCTACGCGGGCCTGGCGCTGATCGCGCTCGCCGTGATCGTCGCGACCGTCGAAGTGCCCATCGAGACGGCACTGCGGTACTACCCGATGAGCGTGCTCGGCGGGGTCAGCCCCGACCTCGACCCGCTCGCAAATCGGTAA
- a CDS encoding dihydroneopterin aldolase family protein, with protein sequence MDDADPEDGDRVSDRGPTAAESACFEAGIKLGALYHQFAGTPISPASADDLARAIESAIANQPFCEGVTIDIDDEAVARATTEWGYTEFTGDFATVEVEIVTDETRVIARMADEDGYPRMRVERVEPV encoded by the coding sequence ATGGACGACGCCGATCCCGAAGACGGCGACAGAGTCAGTGACAGGGGCCCGACTGCCGCCGAGAGTGCGTGTTTCGAGGCGGGCATCAAGCTGGGTGCGCTCTACCACCAGTTCGCGGGCACGCCGATCAGCCCCGCGAGCGCCGACGACCTGGCTCGCGCCATCGAGAGCGCGATCGCGAATCAGCCGTTCTGTGAGGGTGTCACCATCGACATCGACGACGAAGCGGTCGCGCGGGCCACGACCGAGTGGGGCTATACGGAGTTCACCGGCGACTTTGCGACCGTCGAGGTCGAGATCGTGACCGACGAGACCCGCGTGATCGCCCGGATGGCCGACGAGGACGGCTATCCACGGATGCGCGTCGAACGGGTCGAGCCAGTGTAG
- a CDS encoding DNA polymerase sliding clamp, with protein sequence MFDAIVSADTLQDALDSVSVLVEECKLHLDEDGLQVRAVDPANVGMVDLTLDAAAFESYEADGELIGVNLSRLEDIAGMAAADQLIHLELDEETRKLEISIDGLEYTLALIDPDSIRQEPDMPDLDLPARITLEGRDVDRSVTASDMVSDHIALGVDDAADLFYVDAEGDTDDVHFELHSDDLIDLEAGDAHSLFSLDYLKDMNKAIPADAEVEMELGEEFPVKMHFDIADGQGAVTFMLAPRVQSN encoded by the coding sequence ATGTTCGACGCGATCGTCAGCGCGGATACGCTTCAGGACGCCCTCGATTCGGTCAGCGTCCTCGTCGAGGAGTGCAAACTCCATCTCGACGAGGACGGCCTCCAGGTCCGGGCCGTCGACCCCGCCAACGTCGGCATGGTCGATCTCACACTCGACGCCGCCGCGTTCGAGTCCTACGAGGCCGACGGCGAACTCATCGGGGTCAATCTCTCGCGACTCGAAGACATCGCGGGGATGGCCGCCGCCGACCAGTTGATCCACCTCGAACTCGACGAGGAGACTCGCAAACTCGAGATCTCGATCGACGGCCTGGAGTACACCCTCGCGCTGATCGACCCCGACTCGATCCGCCAGGAACCCGACATGCCCGATCTCGACCTGCCCGCCCGGATCACGCTCGAAGGCCGCGACGTCGATCGGTCGGTGACGGCCTCGGATATGGTCAGCGACCACATCGCGCTGGGGGTCGACGACGCCGCCGACCTGTTCTACGTCGACGCCGAGGGCGACACCGACGACGTCCACTTCGAACTCCACAGCGACGATCTGATCGATCTGGAGGCCGGCGACGCGCACTCGCTGTTCTCGCTCGACTATCTCAAAGACATGAACAAGGCGATCCCCGCCGACGCCGAAGTCGAGATGGAACTCGGTGAGGAGTTCCCCGTGAAGATGCATTTCGACATCGCGGACGGCCAGGGCGCGGTCACGTTCATGCTGGCCCCGCGCGTCCAGTCCAACTGA
- a CDS encoding DUF7139 domain-containing protein produces the protein MPSLDAAYSSARLDRDPGRIALGAAACLIGTVAIAVAVLAVVTPVGSFVFGSETQARLIAGVGGGFGLPVVFAGLVAVLPSDRAERIGVALGAGGCLGGVALFWGTYPGGWGVGGQWAFPTLVVYFLGSTLAFLAVLWTLATYRVRNRPGGAIALDVQRPGETHTVQVSAAEFRRYRELIAAGEDGRVLDDLGLREE, from the coding sequence ATGCCCAGTCTCGACGCCGCCTATTCGAGCGCGCGTCTCGACCGCGATCCAGGCCGGATCGCCCTCGGCGCGGCGGCGTGTCTGATCGGCACGGTCGCCATCGCCGTGGCGGTGCTCGCGGTGGTGACGCCGGTGGGATCGTTCGTCTTCGGATCTGAGACGCAGGCCCGCCTGATCGCCGGCGTCGGCGGCGGGTTCGGCCTGCCGGTCGTGTTCGCGGGTCTCGTCGCCGTCCTCCCGAGCGACCGCGCCGAACGGATCGGCGTCGCGCTCGGCGCTGGCGGCTGTCTGGGAGGGGTCGCGCTGTTCTGGGGCACCTATCCCGGCGGGTGGGGCGTCGGCGGCCAGTGGGCGTTCCCGACGCTCGTGGTCTATTTCCTCGGGAGCACGCTCGCCTTCCTCGCGGTGCTCTGGACGCTCGCGACCTATCGCGTCCGGAATCGGCCGGGCGGGGCGATCGCACTCGACGTTCAGCGGCCCGGTGAGACTCACACCGTCCAGGTCTCGGCCGCCGAATTCCGACGCTATCGGGAGTTGATCGCGGCCGGCGAGGACGGTCGCGTGCTCGACGACCTGGGCCTCCGCGAGGAGTGA
- the prs gene encoding ribose-phosphate diphosphokinase: MIFSASSSQALAAALADATAHDLGAVTVERFADGERMARIHDDPGAHAVVVAATTSDAAHVECLQLQDAVREAGADSVTTVLPYMGYARQDDAFRSGEPVSARAMARAIATGTDRVVLVNPHEKSVVEYFDVPVAVVDASDRLAAGLPDDLADPLVIAPDEGATALADGLQNAIDGGATDYFEKTRNRETGAVTVEPSDADVAGRDVVLVDDIVATGSTMSEAIAALADRGARRVFVTCVHPVLAGSARERLERAGTDRIVGTDTIDRSVSRVSAAPAVATAIDPPE; encoded by the coding sequence ATGATCTTCAGTGCGTCCAGTTCACAGGCGCTCGCGGCGGCGCTGGCCGACGCGACCGCACACGATCTCGGAGCGGTCACCGTCGAGCGGTTCGCGGACGGCGAACGCATGGCGCGGATCCACGACGACCCCGGCGCACACGCCGTCGTCGTCGCCGCGACGACGTCGGACGCGGCCCACGTCGAGTGTCTCCAACTCCAGGACGCCGTCCGCGAGGCTGGCGCTGACTCGGTCACGACAGTCCTGCCCTATATGGGCTACGCCCGCCAGGACGATGCCTTCCGCTCGGGTGAACCCGTCTCCGCACGCGCGATGGCCCGGGCGATCGCGACGGGCACCGATCGGGTCGTGCTGGTCAACCCTCACGAGAAAAGCGTCGTTGAGTACTTCGACGTGCCAGTCGCGGTCGTCGACGCGTCGGATCGTCTCGCGGCGGGCCTGCCCGACGATCTGGCGGATCCGCTCGTCATCGCACCGGACGAGGGCGCGACCGCGCTGGCCGACGGCCTCCAGAACGCGATCGACGGCGGCGCGACCGATTACTTCGAGAAGACACGCAATCGCGAGACCGGCGCGGTCACCGTCGAACCCAGCGATGCAGACGTCGCGGGGCGTGACGTCGTCCTCGTCGACGACATCGTCGCGACCGGATCGACCATGTCCGAGGCGATCGCCGCCCTGGCCGATCGGGGCGCGCGCCGCGTGTTCGTCACCTGCGTCCACCCCGTGCTCGCGGGGAGCGCGCGCGAACGCCTCGAACGCGCGGGCACCGACCGGATCGTCGGTACGGATACGATCGATCGGTCGGTGAGTCGGGTCAGCGCCGCGCCCGCGGTCGCGACCGCGATCGACCCGCCGGAGTGA
- a CDS encoding HVO_0234 family beta-propeller protein — translation MGDVSDDRVYDDDGPASTAYLGTVDGVVTLDVSTDRIGRFALEHSAVVRDLAVVDDRVVVATAEDVVVLSDGATATGFGEAIAVGGSDTILAAGPEGRIARLSDGVWSTVGDLQDVRSMAGPYVGTGDGVYRAGDCLAYEGLVGANALAAPDPGWAGTHEGLYRIADQGYEHDGVIRAVAAAGDAVHAATAEAVFERDPEGSGGPSAWTDLDPPTEAPIAALAHGPRGPDGQRTLLGVTVDGVAVLRPAASADGGDEWRRRTLGFEGIAGLVVA, via the coding sequence ATGGGCGACGTGAGCGACGACCGGGTGTACGACGACGATGGCCCGGCATCGACGGCGTATCTCGGCACGGTCGACGGGGTGGTCACACTCGACGTCTCGACCGATCGCATCGGTCGGTTCGCACTCGAACACAGCGCGGTCGTGCGCGACCTCGCGGTCGTCGACGACCGGGTCGTCGTCGCGACCGCCGAGGACGTGGTGGTCCTCTCGGACGGCGCGACCGCGACGGGCTTCGGGGAGGCCATCGCCGTCGGGGGCAGCGATACGATTCTCGCGGCCGGGCCCGAAGGCCGTATCGCACGGCTCTCGGACGGCGTCTGGTCGACCGTCGGGGACCTGCAGGACGTTCGCTCGATGGCCGGCCCCTACGTCGGGACGGGCGATGGAGTGTATCGCGCTGGCGACTGCCTTGCCTACGAAGGACTCGTCGGCGCGAACGCGCTCGCGGCCCCAGATCCTGGCTGGGCCGGAACCCACGAGGGCCTGTATCGCATCGCAGACCAGGGCTACGAACACGACGGCGTGATCCGTGCGGTCGCCGCCGCGGGTGACGCGGTCCACGCTGCGACCGCCGAGGCGGTGTTCGAACGCGACCCCGAGGGCTCGGGCGGCCCGAGCGCGTGGACCGACCTCGATCCGCCGACCGAGGCGCCGATCGCGGCGCTGGCCCACGGACCGCGGGGCCCCGACGGCCAGCGCACGCTGCTCGGCGTGACCGTCGACGGCGTGGCCGTCCTCCGCCCGGCGGCGAGTGCGGACGGCGGCGACGAGTGGCGACGGCGCACGCTGGGCTTCGAGGGCATCGCGGGCCTGGTCGTCGCCTGA
- a CDS encoding DUF5790 family protein, with the protein MSQATLGDDDLFGEAATEMRTDVEDSLELARAALPEADAIWDVEADNALGVLNGLRSALDVGEATDHLYDAKKWYTMGERADAFEDGDDLAAEIERVEELIDSVETAHEQAGELASTLPQIRGELDDADDE; encoded by the coding sequence ATGAGTCAGGCGACACTGGGCGACGACGATTTGTTCGGCGAGGCCGCCACCGAGATGCGCACCGACGTCGAGGACAGCCTCGAACTCGCTCGCGCGGCGCTGCCAGAGGCCGACGCGATCTGGGATGTCGAGGCCGACAACGCGCTGGGCGTGCTCAACGGGCTTCGGTCCGCACTGGACGTCGGCGAGGCCACAGATCACCTCTACGACGCCAAGAAGTGGTACACCATGGGCGAGCGCGCCGACGCGTTCGAGGACGGCGACGACCTCGCCGCGGAGATCGAACGCGTCGAGGAGTTGATCGACTCGGTCGAGACCGCCCACGAGCAGGCCGGCGAGTTGGCGAGTACGCTCCCGCAGATCCGCGGCGAACTCGACGACGCGGACGACGAGTGA